In Megalops cyprinoides isolate fMegCyp1 chromosome 25, fMegCyp1.pri, whole genome shotgun sequence, a single window of DNA contains:
- the LOC118771708 gene encoding interleukin-17 receptor A-like, with the protein MKLLLFVFGLVSALLTVSSLRIIEWPPLNCTQEDLRCSAQIGDCSDEGWVQHRQKTPTSPAWKSNGITVTTRRDERDHLVPAISVTWKARADGSIEALQGTEVRVLKQSSKQSLCVRYIFHNKIMQMMNPRREPWTFSLDRVVVEPGQAYIVSISNLPKPDVGHNMINKTVTIPECRDSRIRGAKMCRENGSLWKPNIIHNVSTEQAVITVSFNSGEFSEKYMVSVQCPDFSNSQIVWKENQTWLNVSFATHQWPRTCCRHDIVIVPFFIQCNNDCAPHQERFDHCVDDPSKNDKHVLLIFILGLILVCGCFLFLLCRKLQKGAGEGKNKPPDSSCNTSAPLVGQPEPLQARGPRKVLIIYSLDHPLYKDVVLKLCAFLRAKCGTDVVLDLLDTAWLGTVGRMQWLDWQKQQIEKSSDKILILCSRGVRAKWRAMCGASKVTLKEDARSPMGDMLTPALSLIIPDFVHSTSFQKYMVAYFDDVSCEDDVPAPFNVTIKYKLMKHFEELYFRIVDMEKHEPGKVNRIEGISEDEYFNCPSGKALRNAIEALQAYQLENPDWFEKECVESEDEAAESETQNPLLALKPSSPILQCVPECREGPPVLVSEVEIVEDAQRTQSVIPVLNQGGERLPIHEFHPAVQPYEHKLCSSHPVIHSDPSVWRAAVHPSVSEGQPCLTSISPMQEPPTQRRNTVHLQEGSAKESSPVEDHEEVPMLSSHLSPSVLDRLQALQWALGPEEAISSTPEEVADRRKRPTSGSDQGYISRSSLQHGSTLGDDSQDPLVALSRLQEACFLNSLKPSGPTAVQSRDHFGQPNAEAL; encoded by the exons ATGaaattgttgctttttgttttcgGGCTGGTTTCTGCGTTATTGACCGTGTCATCTCTTCGGATAATCGAATGGCCACCGCTGAATTGTACTCAagag GATCTCAGATGCAGTGCTCAAATAG GTGACTGCTCTGATGAAGGGTGGGTGCAGCACAGGCAAAAAACCCCAACCAGCCCAGCCTGGAAATCAAATGGAATCACAGTGACGACGAGGAGGGACGAGAGAGACCACCTGGTGCCAGCCATCTCGGTGACCTGGAAAGCACGTGCTGATG gaAGCATAGAAGCCCTACAAGGAACTGAGGTCCGAGTGCTGAAACAATCTAGCAAACAAAGTCTTTGTGTCCGATACATCTTCCATAACAAAATAATGCAGATGATGAACCCGAGAAGAGAACCG tggaCATTTTCATTGGACAGAGTGGTGGTGGAACCTGGACAGGCATATATAGTTTCCATTTCTAACCTGCCAAAACCAGATGTAGGGCACAACATGATTAACAAAACAGTTACCATCCCAG AGTGCAGAGATTCAAGGATACGAGGGGCCAAAATGTGCCGGGAGAACG GAAGCCTGTGGAAACCTAACATTATCCACAATGTATCAACTGAGCAAGCAGTGATCACTGTGAGCTTTAATAGTGGGGAGTTCTCTGAGAAGTATATGGTGTCTGTCCAGTGCCCTGACTTCAGCAACTCCCAAATCGTGTGGAAG GAGAATCAGACATGGCTCAATGTGTCTTTTGCAACACATCAATGGCCCCGAACATGTTGCAGACATGACATTGTG ATCGTGCCATTTTTTATCCAGTGTAACAATGACTGTGCTCCTCACCAGGAGAGATTTGATCACTGTGTTG ATGACCCtagtaaaaatgacaaacatgttCTGCTCATCTTCATCCTGGGGTTGATCTTGGTTTGTGGatgtttcctgtttttactGTGTAGGAAGTTACAGAAAG gtgCTGGTGAAGGGAAAAACAAACCACCAG ATTCCTCTTGCAACACCTCTGCCCCGCTCGTGGGACAGCCAGAGCCTCTCCAGGCCAGAGGCCCGAGGAAAGTGCTCATCATCTACTCTCTGGACCATCCTCTGTACAAAGACGTCGTGCTCAAGCTGTGTGCCTTCCTGCGGGCCAAGTGCGGCACCGACGTGGTCCTGGACCTGCTGGACACCGCGTGGCTGGGCACCGTGGGCCGCATGCAGTGGCTGGACTGGCAGAAGCAGCAGATCGAGAAATCGTCCGACAAGATCCTGATCCTCTGCTCGCGGGGCGTGCGGGCCAAGTGGAGGGCCATGTGCGGGGCCAGCAAGGTGACCCTGAAGGAGGACGCCCGCTCCCCCATGGGGGACATGCTCACCCCAGCCCTGAGCCTGATCATCCCGGACTTTGTGCACTCTACATCCTTCCAGAAGTACATGGTGGCTTACTTTGATGACGTGAGTTGTGAGGATGATGTCCCTGCCCCGTTCAACGTCACCATCAAGTACAAGCTGATGAAGCACTTTGAGGAGCTCTACTTCAGAATTGTGGACATGGAAAAACATGAGCCGGGAAAGGTGAACCGCATCGAAGGCATAAGTGAGGATGAGTATTTCAACTGTCCCTCGGGCAAAGCCCTGAGGAATGCCATTGAGGCTTTGCAGGCCTACCAGCTAGAGAATCCAGACTGGTTTGAAAAGGAGTGTGTGGAGAGCGAGGACGAAGCAGCCGAGTCTGAGACACAGAACCCTCTTCTTGCACTGAAGCCCAGCAGCCCTATCCTTCAGTGTGTGCCAGAGTGCAGAGAGGGACCTCCCGTCTTAGTCAGTGAAGTTGAAATTGTTGAAGACGCCCAACGGACACAGTCAGTTATCCCCGTATTGAATCAGGGTGGAGAGAGGCTTCCGATCCATGAGTTTCACCCAGCTGTCCAGCCATACGAGCACAAGCTCTGTTCTTCACACCCAGTAATTCACAGTGACCCATCCGTCTGGAGAGCGGCTGTCCACCCCTCAGTGTCTGAGGGCCAGCCTTGCTTGACAAGCATCTCACCTATGCAGGAACCACCAACACAAAGGAGGAATACTGTTCACCTGCAGGAGGGGTCTGCCAAAGAGAGCTCGCCAGTGGAGGACCATGAGGAGGTTCCCATGTTGTCCAGTCACCTCTCGCCGAGCGTGCTGGACCGCCTGCAGGCTCTCCAGTGGGCTCTGGGTCCTGAGGAGGCGATCTCCTCCACACCTGAGGAGGTGGCGGACCGCAGAAAGAGACCTACGAGTGGATCGGACCAGGGTTACATCTCCAGGTCCTCCCTCCAGCATGGCTCCACACTCGGAGATGACTCCCAGGACCCACTGGTGGCTCTCTCTAGACTGCAGGAGGCATGCTTCCTTAACAGCCTCAAACCCTCAGGACCCACTGCAGTGCAGAGTAGAGACCATTTTGGACAACCGAATGCAGAAGCCCTATAG
- the rergla gene encoding ras-related and estrogen-regulated growth inhibitor-like protein, with translation MNDIKLAVLGSEGVGKSALIVRFLTRRFIGEYASSSECIYRKRLSIDGRQLNIELYDPCSQPCDGKSSLNDQIHWADGFVVVYDISDRSSFLTAKAIVHLIRELHLGVAKRDGDSVVFLVGNKQDLCHMREVSREEGQRLAAESKCQFYELSAAEHYQEVALMFSKVVRNASLNGKTKDRRRPSGSKSMAKLINNVFGKRRKSV, from the exons ATGAACGACATAAAACTTGCAGTGCTGGGGAGTGAAGGGGTCGGAAAATCAG CCCTCATCGTGCGATTCCTTACAAGGCGCTTTATTGGGGAATATGCATCATCTTCAG AGTGCATATACAGAAAACGGCTGTCTATTGATGGAAGGCAGCTGAATATCGAGCTGTATGATCCCTGCTCACAG CCATGTGACGGGAAGTCCTCTCTGAATGACCAGATACACTGGGCAGATGGCTTTGTGGTGGTCTATGACATCAGCGACAGGTCATCTTTCCTCACCGCAAAAGCCATTGTGCACCTCATCCGGGAGCTGCACCTAGGAGTTGCCAAAAG GGATGGGGACTCGGTGGTGTTTCTGGTGGGGAACAAGCAGGACCTGTGCCACATGAGGGAGGTCAGCAGGGAGGAGGGCCAGCGGCTGGCGGCTGAGAGCAAGTGCCAGTTCTACGAGCTGTCCGCCGCCGAGCACTACCAGGAGGTGGCGCTCATGTTCTCCAAGGTCGTCCGCAATGCCAGCCTCAACGGCAAGACCAAGGACCGACGGAGGCCAAGCGGGTCCAAGTCCATGGCCAAGCTGATCAACAATGTCTTTGGGAAAAGGAGGAAGTCCGTGTAG